A window of Salinibacter grassmerensis contains these coding sequences:
- a CDS encoding type II toxin-antitoxin system VapC family toxin — protein MRAFFDTNVVIDAAVPDRMSHGLALRLMAEAERGWISGLIAPISLATCWYVATAHHDVDPRPLLETVESISDLALMNR, from the coding sequence ATGCGCGCTTTCTTCGACACTAACGTCGTTATCGACGCGGCCGTCCCGGACCGAATGAGTCACGGACTCGCTCTCCGGCTCATGGCCGAGGCGGAGCGAGGTTGGATCTCAGGGCTAATCGCCCCCATCTCCCTGGCAACGTGCTGGTATGTGGCGACGGCTCACCACGACGTGGATCCGAGACCTCTGCTTGAGACCGTCGAGTCGATCTCCGACCTTGCCCTCATGAACCGGTAG
- the recA gene encoding recombinase RecA codes for MADGKDRALEMAVDEIEREHGEGAIMTLDEDPQDIEAISTGSLAVDDALGIGGVPRGRIIEIFGPESSGKTTLASHIVAEAQKAGGAAAFIDAEHAFDPSYAEDLGINVDELLISQPNTGEEALSIVDTLVRSGALDVLVVDSVSALVPQAELEGDMGDTHVGLQARLMSQALRKLAGKINQTKTSLIFINQIRMKIGVQFGNPETTSGGRALKFYSSVRMDIRRIGAVKDGKDVVGNKTRVRVKKNKVAPPFKDAEFDLIYGEGISKLGEIVQIGVDAGILEKRGSWYSYKGETIAQGRSNTKEWLSENPEEREEIERKVKAELGIIELEEDPEADEDGSGEDSDED; via the coding sequence ATGGCAGACGGAAAGGATAGAGCACTTGAAATGGCAGTCGATGAGATCGAACGGGAGCATGGAGAGGGAGCCATCATGACCCTCGACGAGGACCCCCAGGACATCGAAGCCATCTCAACCGGCTCGCTTGCGGTCGATGACGCCTTGGGCATTGGGGGCGTCCCGCGCGGCCGCATCATTGAGATCTTCGGGCCAGAATCTTCGGGCAAAACAACGCTTGCGTCCCACATCGTGGCGGAGGCCCAGAAAGCGGGCGGTGCTGCGGCGTTTATCGACGCAGAGCATGCATTTGACCCCAGCTACGCAGAAGACTTGGGGATCAACGTTGACGAACTACTGATCTCTCAGCCCAACACAGGAGAGGAGGCGCTCAGCATCGTTGACACCCTTGTCCGAAGCGGGGCCCTGGACGTGCTTGTTGTTGATTCGGTGTCGGCACTAGTGCCGCAGGCCGAACTGGAGGGAGACATGGGGGACACCCATGTAGGGCTACAGGCTCGCCTGATGAGCCAGGCCCTTCGGAAGCTTGCGGGGAAGATCAACCAGACGAAGACATCGCTGATCTTTATCAACCAGATCCGGATGAAGATCGGGGTTCAGTTCGGAAATCCGGAGACAACCTCCGGTGGGCGAGCTCTGAAGTTTTATTCTTCGGTTCGAATGGACATCCGCCGGATTGGAGCAGTCAAGGATGGGAAGGACGTTGTCGGAAACAAGACCCGAGTCCGGGTAAAGAAAAACAAGGTGGCGCCCCCCTTTAAGGACGCCGAATTCGATCTGATCTATGGGGAAGGGATTTCCAAGCTGGGTGAAATAGTGCAGATCGGCGTCGATGCGGGAATTCTGGAGAAGCGGGGGTCCTGGTACTCCTACAAAGGGGAGACCATTGCGCAGGGCCGCTCCAACACAAAAGAGTGGCTTAGTGAGAACCCTGAGGAGCGAGAAGAGATCGAGCGGAAGGTCAAAGCCGAGCTCGGAATCATTGAGCTGGAGGAAGACCCTGAGGCCGACGAGGATGGCTCCGGTGAAGACAGCGACGAGGACTAA